A window of the Bacillus andreraoultii genome harbors these coding sequences:
- a CDS encoding PRK06851 family protein — MKEINYYAGGNTAKGFVHFFESNFQDLERLFILKGGPGTGKSTMIKSIGNEWRDKGYDLEWIHCSSDAKSLDAFIITELKIGIVDGTNPHALEPQYPGVVEEYVDLGVAWNREQLLKRKEEIIDLTKKVSKGFQTAYRSFREGLKEHDKLEEIYISQMDFNRANKLTSEWIQKLIQYPSKQGRGMTKHRFLGASTPIGPVDFVESITESLEIRYFIKGRAGTGKSTMLKKIVEVAKHNGYDIEVYHCGFDPDSLDMVVIRELNFAIFDSTAPHEYFPTREKDYIIDLYKETVATGTDEKYANRIRETTKKYKEKMNEGIQHLAKTKEIRDQLEEIYIEAMDFTIVNQIRDTINNEIKGMAQKNNS, encoded by the coding sequence TTGAAAGAAATAAATTACTATGCTGGAGGAAATACTGCAAAAGGTTTTGTTCATTTTTTTGAATCGAATTTTCAAGATTTAGAGCGGTTATTTATACTTAAAGGAGGACCGGGTACGGGAAAATCCACAATGATTAAGTCAATTGGAAATGAGTGGCGTGACAAAGGGTACGATCTTGAGTGGATTCATTGTTCCTCCGATGCTAAGTCATTAGATGCTTTCATCATTACTGAATTGAAAATTGGTATTGTCGATGGGACGAATCCCCATGCTCTTGAACCACAATATCCAGGTGTAGTTGAAGAGTATGTTGATTTAGGAGTAGCTTGGAATCGGGAGCAACTGTTAAAACGAAAAGAGGAAATAATCGATTTGACGAAAAAGGTCAGTAAGGGATTTCAAACTGCTTATCGTTCATTCCGTGAAGGATTAAAGGAACATGACAAATTGGAAGAAATTTATATAAGTCAAATGGATTTTAACCGTGCAAATAAGTTAACAAGTGAGTGGATTCAAAAATTAATCCAATATCCGTCAAAGCAAGGAAGAGGTATGACGAAGCACAGGTTTTTAGGTGCAAGCACACCCATTGGTCCAGTTGACTTTGTGGAAAGTATTACAGAAAGCTTAGAAATACGTTATTTTATAAAAGGTCGTGCTGGTACGGGAAAATCGACCATGTTAAAAAAAATTGTTGAAGTAGCAAAACATAACGGATATGATATTGAAGTCTATCATTGTGGTTTTGACCCGGATAGCTTAGATATGGTTGTTATTCGCGAGTTGAATTTTGCAATATTTGACAGCACAGCACCCCATGAATACTTCCCAACAAGAGAAAAAGACTACATTATTGATTTATATAAAGAAACGGTAGCAACGGGCACAGATGAAAAATATGCCAATCGAATACGTGAAACAACAAAAAAATATAAAGAAAAAATGAATGAAGGGATTCAACATTTGGCGAAAACGAAAGAAATCCGTGATCAACTTGAAGAAATCTATATAGAGGCAATGGATTTTACAATCGTTAATCAAATTCGTGATACAATTAATAATGAAATAAAGGGAATGGCACAAAAAAATAATTCATAA
- a CDS encoding acetate and sugar kinases/Hsc70/actin family protein gives MDKIGIDAGGSLIKIVYSEREKLHYKKYSINEKEKLSQWLQFIAPSVKVNITGGISVLLKENYIKNATIVDEFTSMATGSRYLLQIEENHVQGDYILISIGTGTSIYHIMQSSFERLLGTGIGGGTFIGLGYLLTGENNFYSLVEKAEEGNRVNSDLLVQDIYGHENTPLIGELTASNFGKAHLNNKGTNHDYLASTIQMIAETCFLLASQAAISKQIDKLMFVGSTLEGNRLLKQKLIQFGQTANFKVIIPTVGAYCGALGAYVHD, from the coding sequence TTGGATAAAATTGGAATTGATGCTGGAGGTAGTTTAATAAAAATTGTTTATAGCGAAAGAGAAAAATTACATTATAAAAAATACTCTATAAATGAAAAAGAAAAATTAAGTCAATGGTTACAATTTATTGCACCGTCAGTAAAAGTCAATATAACCGGTGGAATAAGTGTCTTACTGAAGGAAAATTATATAAAGAATGCAACGATAGTAGATGAATTTACCTCAATGGCGACTGGATCGCGCTATTTACTACAGATAGAAGAAAATCACGTACAGGGGGACTATATTTTAATTAGTATTGGTACGGGAACATCGATATATCATATTATGCAGTCGTCTTTTGAACGATTATTAGGTACGGGGATTGGTGGAGGGACGTTCATCGGCTTAGGATATTTGTTAACAGGGGAAAACAATTTTTATTCATTAGTTGAAAAAGCTGAGGAAGGAAATCGTGTGAACAGTGATCTACTTGTACAAGATATTTACGGTCATGAAAATACGCCTCTTATTGGTGAGTTAACTGCATCAAATTTCGGTAAAGCTCATTTAAACAATAAAGGTACGAATCATGATTATTTAGCAAGTACGATTCAAATGATTGCAGAAACATGCTTTTTACTTGCTAGCCAAGCAGCAATTAGTAAACAAATAGATAAACTAATGTTTGTCGGTAGTACATTGGAAGGGAATCGCTTATTAAAGCAAAAATTAATACAGTTTGGTCAAACGGCCAATTTTAAAGTTATCATTCCAACAGTAGGGGCCTATTGTGGAGCATTAGGTGCGTATGTTCATGATTAA
- a CDS encoding DUF2621 family protein: MLEGWFLWFILIWIIILPTLLGIGGFFMFRKFLKKLPKEDGKSDMDWEVYYVEQTRHLWTDEQLSFLNELVSPVPELFRDVARQKIQGKIGELALKENVKKINLDLIIRGYIIATPKRDHKFLRKKLAQLNIQTDQFEQLFL; the protein is encoded by the coding sequence ATGTTAGAGGGATGGTTTTTATGGTTTATTTTAATATGGATTATCATTCTTCCAACTTTACTTGGAATTGGTGGGTTTTTCATGTTTCGAAAATTTTTAAAAAAACTACCAAAAGAAGATGGAAAGTCCGATATGGATTGGGAAGTTTATTATGTTGAACAAACAAGACACTTATGGACAGATGAACAGTTATCTTTTCTAAATGAGTTAGTCTCACCCGTTCCTGAACTGTTCCGAGATGTTGCACGGCAGAAAATTCAAGGGAAAATTGGAGAGCTTGCTTTAAAGGAAAATGTGAAGAAAATAAATTTAGATTTAATTATTCGAGGATATATCATCGCAACACCAAAACGAGATCATAAATTTTTACGAAAAAAATTAGCTCAGTTAAACATCCAAACAGATCAATTTGAACAATTATTTCTATAA
- a CDS encoding response regulator, which produces MGKILIVDDAKFLRMTIAKAIEKTGHEVIGEAQTGKEAVELYPTLKPDLVFMDITMPDMDGIEAVRKIKKDYPDANVIMCSAMGQHKMVLEAIEAGAKDFIVKPFEEARIIEAIEKHISF; this is translated from the coding sequence ATGGGTAAGATTCTAATTGTAGATGATGCTAAGTTTTTAAGAATGACGATAGCAAAAGCGATTGAAAAAACGGGTCATGAAGTAATTGGAGAAGCACAAACTGGGAAAGAAGCAGTTGAATTGTACCCAACTTTAAAACCTGATTTAGTCTTTATGGATATCACGATGCCTGATATGGACGGTATTGAAGCGGTTAGAAAAATTAAAAAAGACTATCCTGATGCAAATGTGATTATGTGTTCAGCAATGGGACAACATAAGATGGTGTTAGAAGCAATCGAAGCTGGTGCAAAAGATTTCATCGTTAAACCTTTTGAGGAAGCAAGGATTATTGAAGCAATTGAAAAACATATATCGTTTTAG
- a CDS encoding cytochrome c biogenesis CcdA family protein: MTDVNIFLAFGAGVLSFISPCCLPLYPAFLSYITGMSIGEIKEENVLLQRRSFIHTIFFLVGFSIVFIVLGLSTTYFYRLFVQNMDLIRRIGAIFIVIFGLVTIGILKPDFLMQEKRFKFKNRPSGYIGSFLIGLAFAAGWTPCMGPILGAVIALAATKPASGFIYMFAYILGFAVPFLVMTFFIGKMEWIKKHNVMMMKIGGTLMLVVGVMLFFDWMNVFISWLTIFFGGFQGF, translated from the coding sequence TTGACTGATGTTAATATCTTTTTAGCTTTTGGTGCTGGAGTATTAAGTTTTATTTCCCCATGTTGTTTACCCCTTTATCCAGCCTTTCTTTCGTATATTACAGGAATGAGTATCGGGGAGATAAAGGAAGAAAATGTCCTTCTACAAAGAAGAAGTTTCATACATACAATATTCTTCTTAGTTGGCTTTTCCATTGTTTTTATTGTGCTAGGGTTAAGTACAACATATTTTTATCGTTTATTTGTACAAAATATGGATTTAATCCGTAGAATAGGTGCGATTTTCATTGTTATTTTTGGCCTAGTCACTATCGGCATCCTAAAACCAGATTTTTTAATGCAGGAAAAACGTTTCAAATTTAAAAATAGGCCAAGCGGTTATATCGGCTCCTTTTTAATTGGTCTTGCTTTTGCTGCTGGGTGGACGCCTTGTATGGGTCCAATTCTTGGTGCGGTCATCGCGCTTGCTGCAACAAAGCCAGCTAGTGGGTTTATTTATATGTTCGCTTATATTTTAGGTTTTGCCGTTCCTTTTTTAGTGATGACTTTTTTCATTGGGAAAATGGAATGGATAAAAAAGCATAATGTAATGATGATGAAAATCGGTGGTACACTCATGTTGGTAGTTGGTGTCATGCTCTTTTTTGATTGGATGAATGTCTTCATTAGTTGGTTAACAATTTTCTTTGGTGGTTTTCAAGGTTTTTAA
- a CDS encoding ABC transporter ATP-binding protein, which translates to MGEKTNVLNSKEQRKVLFRLLTYTKPYLKMMIVAFILLALTTVGEVIGPILIKIFIDNYVTPRNFDFRPIMILAVSYLIIQFVNAFIMYIQSLKFQEIALKIIQQLRIDLFRKVEMLGMRYFDKTPGGTIVSRVTNDTESIKEMFVSVLAVFLQSFFMAIGIFIAMFILDVKLAALCLLLLPILYYIIYLYRKFSSKIYSELRELLAQLNGKLNESLQGMGIIQTFRQEKRMRQEFAEINEAHYQVGIRNIKIDGLLLRPAVDLVYILGLILIISFFGITSMKTTVELGVLFAFTTYLNRFFEPINHVMQQLSFFQQAIVSASRVFTLLDEDELAPKQASHEELKIEAGKIEFRNVSFSYDGKQDVLKNISFTANPGETVAFVGHTGSGKSSIINLFMRFYEFERGDILIDHHSIKKFKMDELRSRVGLVLQDPFLFYGTINDNIRLYNDSISDEQIVEAAKFVQAHSFIEKLNGKYQYQVTERGTTLSSGQRQLLAFARTIAVNPKILILDEATANIDTETEELIQSSLEKMRKGRTTIAIAHRLSTIQDADLICVLHKGEIVERGNHQELLAQRGLYYKMYLLQNGLSDNMVDMMQESY; encoded by the coding sequence ATGGGAGAGAAAACAAATGTACTTAATTCAAAAGAACAGCGGAAAGTTTTATTTCGCCTATTAACATATACGAAACCTTATCTAAAAATGATGATTGTTGCATTTATTCTGTTAGCGTTAACTACAGTTGGGGAAGTTATCGGACCAATCTTAATTAAAATTTTTATCGATAATTATGTGACTCCGAGGAACTTTGATTTTAGACCGATCATGATACTTGCTGTTTCGTATTTGATAATCCAATTTGTTAATGCATTCATTATGTATATTCAATCATTAAAATTTCAAGAAATTGCTTTAAAAATTATTCAACAACTGCGGATTGATTTGTTTAGAAAAGTAGAGATGCTCGGTATGAGGTACTTTGACAAAACCCCTGGTGGTACAATTGTATCCCGAGTAACGAATGATACGGAATCAATTAAAGAAATGTTCGTAAGTGTTCTAGCAGTTTTTTTGCAGAGCTTTTTTATGGCTATTGGTATATTTATCGCTATGTTTATTTTAGATGTGAAGCTCGCCGCTTTATGCTTACTACTTCTACCTATCTTATATTATATTATTTATTTATATCGAAAGTTTAGTTCGAAAATCTATTCTGAATTACGAGAACTACTCGCTCAATTAAATGGAAAATTAAATGAATCGTTACAAGGTATGGGCATTATTCAAACGTTTCGCCAGGAAAAAAGAATGAGACAAGAATTTGCAGAAATTAATGAGGCTCATTATCAAGTAGGCATTAGAAACATAAAGATTGATGGATTGCTTTTACGGCCAGCAGTGGATTTAGTGTATATATTGGGACTAATTCTTATCATTAGCTTTTTTGGTATTACCTCAATGAAAACGACTGTTGAACTAGGCGTTTTATTTGCTTTTACAACTTATTTAAATCGTTTTTTTGAACCAATAAATCATGTAATGCAACAATTGAGTTTTTTCCAACAAGCTATTGTTTCAGCTTCTCGTGTGTTTACATTATTAGATGAAGATGAATTAGCTCCGAAGCAAGCATCTCATGAGGAGCTAAAAATCGAAGCAGGTAAAATTGAATTTCGTAATGTATCATTTTCCTATGATGGAAAGCAAGATGTGTTGAAAAATATTTCGTTTACGGCTAATCCTGGTGAGACAGTTGCCTTCGTTGGACATACGGGTAGTGGAAAAAGTTCAATTATCAATCTATTCATGCGGTTTTATGAATTTGAACGTGGGGATATCCTTATTGATCACCACTCGATTAAAAAGTTTAAAATGGATGAATTAAGAAGCAGGGTCGGACTTGTATTACAAGATCCATTTCTCTTTTATGGTACGATTAATGATAATATTAGATTGTATAACGATTCAATATCTGACGAACAAATTGTAGAAGCAGCAAAGTTTGTTCAAGCACATTCATTTATTGAAAAATTAAATGGAAAATACCAATACCAAGTAACAGAGCGTGGAACGACATTATCTAGTGGTCAACGGCAATTGCTTGCATTTGCTAGAACAATTGCAGTGAATCCGAAAATATTAATCTTAGATGAAGCAACGGCAAATATCGATACAGAAACAGAAGAGTTAATACAATCTTCTTTAGAAAAGATGCGAAAAGGTCGAACAACCATTGCGATTGCACATAGGCTTTCAACGATTCAAGATGCTGACCTAATTTGTGTTTTACATAAAGGAGAAATCGTAGAGCGGGGAAATCATCAAGAGCTTCTTGCCCAGAGGGGGTTGTATTATAAAATGTACTTACTACAAAATGGTTTATCAGACAATATGGTTGACATGATGCAGGAAAGTTATTAA
- a CDS encoding ABC transporter transmembrane domain-containing protein, with protein MKVFLDLAWFFKQEKKSYLLGISILIIVAILQLIPPKIIGMIADEIGGQTLTWEKLGIWILVLMVIAVLLYVLRYFWRIYIFGSAVKLSKILRKRLYEHFTNMSSYFYQQKRIGDLMAHATNDIQAIQQTAGSGVLTFVDSVATGGFVILAMATTISWKLTLISLLPMPLIALLTNWYGTKLHARFKNAQEAFSFLNDKTQESISGMKVIKTFGQEKEDLEDFCRQSEEVVKKNISVAKIDALYDPTISACVGMSFFLSIGFGAKYVTDGSMTIGELVAFTTYLGLLIWPMLAFGWFFNIVERGRASNERVNRLLSEKIEINDIENGVKQVPSGDIIFNVQSFQYPSSEKQVLSNVKFSLIQGQTLGITGKTGAGKTTLIKLLLREFDGYEGEISIDNIPIHYYRLDYFKKAFGYVPQDHFLFSTTIRENIAFAKPEASDEEVIAAAKLANIHEDIKNLTEGYRTVVGERGVSLSGGQKQRISIARALLLNPEILILDDSLSAVDAKTEEIILSALKENREEKTTIIISHRLSAIQHADTILVLDEGKIKQQGNHELLVNEDGWYREMYLHQQLESLVEHGG; from the coding sequence ATGAAAGTATTTCTCGATCTGGCATGGTTTTTCAAACAAGAGAAAAAATCGTATTTACTCGGTATATCCATCTTAATTATTGTAGCTATTTTGCAATTAATTCCTCCTAAAATTATTGGTATGATAGCAGATGAGATTGGTGGTCAAACACTGACTTGGGAAAAATTAGGGATCTGGATTTTAGTACTTATGGTAATAGCGGTACTACTATATGTTCTAAGGTATTTTTGGCGAATCTATATATTCGGTAGTGCCGTCAAATTGTCTAAAATATTAAGAAAACGTTTGTATGAACATTTTACTAATATGTCATCCTATTTCTACCAACAAAAACGAATCGGTGACTTAATGGCTCATGCAACGAATGATATTCAAGCGATTCAACAAACAGCGGGAAGTGGTGTTCTTACATTTGTAGATTCCGTAGCAACAGGCGGCTTTGTTATTCTCGCAATGGCAACAACGATTAGTTGGAAATTAACGTTAATTAGTTTATTACCAATGCCGCTCATTGCCTTGTTAACAAATTGGTACGGTACGAAACTACATGCTCGTTTTAAAAATGCACAAGAAGCATTCTCATTTTTAAATGATAAAACTCAAGAAAGTATATCAGGGATGAAAGTGATTAAAACTTTTGGTCAGGAGAAGGAAGACTTAGAGGACTTTTGTAGACAGTCAGAGGAAGTTGTAAAAAAGAATATAAGTGTAGCTAAGATTGATGCTCTTTATGATCCGACGATTTCAGCATGTGTTGGTATGTCATTCTTTTTATCTATTGGATTTGGCGCGAAATATGTAACAGATGGTAGTATGACGATTGGTGAATTAGTTGCATTTACCACTTATCTCGGTCTTCTAATTTGGCCAATGCTCGCATTTGGTTGGTTTTTTAATATCGTAGAACGTGGACGTGCTTCAAACGAACGGGTAAATCGATTGTTGTCTGAAAAGATAGAAATCAATGATATTGAAAATGGTGTTAAACAAGTCCCATCTGGTGATATCATTTTCAACGTTCAATCTTTTCAATATCCAAGTAGTGAAAAACAAGTGTTAAGTAATGTGAAGTTCTCACTAATACAAGGACAAACTTTAGGTATTACTGGAAAAACAGGGGCCGGAAAAACTACATTAATTAAGTTACTTCTTCGCGAATTTGATGGTTACGAAGGGGAGATTTCAATTGACAATATCCCGATACATTATTATCGACTCGATTATTTCAAAAAAGCGTTTGGATACGTGCCACAAGATCATTTTTTATTTTCAACAACAATCCGGGAAAATATTGCATTTGCTAAACCGGAAGCGTCAGATGAGGAAGTGATTGCTGCTGCTAAATTAGCTAATATTCACGAAGACATCAAAAACTTGACTGAAGGATATCGTACGGTTGTTGGTGAACGTGGAGTTAGTTTGTCCGGTGGTCAAAAGCAACGAATTTCTATTGCCCGTGCATTATTACTTAACCCAGAAATATTAATATTAGATGATTCTTTATCAGCAGTCGATGCAAAAACAGAGGAAATAATCTTGTCGGCTTTGAAAGAAAATCGTGAAGAAAAAACAACCATTATTATTTCCCATAGACTTAGTGCAATTCAACATGCTGATACTATTCTTGTTCTTGATGAAGGTAAGATAAAACAGCAAGGAAATCATGAATTATTAGTAAATGAAGATGGTTGGTACAGAGAAATGTATTTACATCAACAGTTAGAGTCACTTGTCGAGCATGGAGGGTAA
- a CDS encoding YneF family protein, whose translation MDWWGYLLIVVALLAGIAIGFFLARRYMMDYLKKNPPINEQMIRVMMMQMGMKPSQKKINQMMNAMNKQQPK comes from the coding sequence ATGGACTGGTGGGGTTATTTACTAATTGTTGTTGCACTCTTAGCAGGGATTGCAATTGGATTTTTCCTTGCGCGCCGTTATATGATGGACTATTTGAAGAAAAATCCACCAATCAATGAGCAAATGATTCGCGTTATGATGATGCAAATGGGTATGAAACCAAGTCAAAAGAAAATTAATCAAATGATGAACGCGATGAATAAACAACAACCGAAATAA
- the sirA gene encoding sporulation inhibitor of replication protein SirA gives MRRYDLYIIEDLFANYYYGREYFFYNLFKEYENANRKMKPILLKQVEYISSSIPVIRIHRQLMEQLKQRDDFYMKNGMFLIENSRGSASFAIQTNKCILQSRGSFDIDMVFMEALRKTDFNFLAIDIANERFGWVKPIKETTYLEPFSVRRKA, from the coding sequence ATGAGACGATATGATTTATACATAATAGAGGATCTTTTTGCTAATTACTATTATGGTAGGGAATATTTTTTCTATAACTTATTTAAGGAATATGAGAATGCGAATAGAAAAATGAAACCGATTCTTTTAAAACAAGTCGAATACATCTCATCCTCAATACCGGTTATACGTATCCATAGACAATTAATGGAACAACTTAAACAACGGGACGATTTCTATATGAAAAATGGTATGTTTTTAATAGAAAATAGTCGAGGGTCAGCAAGTTTTGCAATTCAAACAAATAAATGCATTCTCCAATCAAGAGGGAGTTTCGATATTGATATGGTTTTTATGGAAGCATTAAGAAAAACTGATTTCAATTTTTTAGCAATTGATATAGCAAATGAACGTTTTGGTTGGGTTAAGCCAATAAAGGAAACGACTTATCTTGAGCCATTCTCTGTTCGGAGGAAAGCATAG
- a CDS encoding DUF896 domain-containing protein, translating to MLSKEKIARINELAAKKKKEGLTTEEAKEQSKLRSEYLQTFRQSFKNTIENVTIIDPNGNDVTPDKVKQLKRQKKFH from the coding sequence ATGTTATCAAAAGAAAAAATTGCAAGAATTAATGAATTAGCAGCAAAAAAGAAAAAAGAGGGGCTAACGACTGAGGAAGCAAAAGAACAATCTAAATTACGTAGTGAGTACTTACAAACTTTCCGTCAATCGTTTAAAAATACAATTGAAAATGTGACAATCATTGACCCTAATGGCAATGATGTTACACCTGACAAAGTGAAACAGTTAAAAAGGCAAAAAAAATTCCATTAA
- a CDS encoding YneB family resolvase-like protein, with product MKAVIYCRVSTDKDTQETSLLRQEEELQSLAKIYQFQIVDIIREQASGYDLERPGMLELLDRIRDEKIQALLIQDETRLGRGNAKIVLLHILMKLGVKIFTISHQGELQISEADSMVLKIVSLVEEYQRKLQNVKIKRGMERAIREGYKPQQNLSNRGENAGRERIEVPIEEIVRLRQIGLTFKDIAATLRGFGYSVSKATVHRRYQEFIEEMQSDAIKK from the coding sequence TTGAAAGCAGTTATATATTGTAGAGTGAGTACTGATAAAGATACACAAGAAACTTCTTTATTAAGGCAAGAAGAAGAGTTACAGAGTTTAGCCAAAATCTACCAATTTCAAATTGTTGATATCATTCGGGAACAAGCAAGTGGATATGATTTAGAACGCCCAGGTATGCTCGAACTTTTAGACCGAATTAGGGACGAAAAAATACAGGCATTATTAATCCAAGATGAGACGAGATTAGGTCGAGGTAATGCAAAAATTGTTCTACTCCATATTTTAATGAAGCTAGGTGTAAAGATATTTACAATTTCACATCAAGGAGAATTACAAATATCGGAAGCTGATTCCATGGTTTTAAAAATCGTAAGTCTTGTTGAGGAGTACCAAAGGAAATTGCAAAATGTTAAAATAAAACGAGGGATGGAACGAGCCATTCGTGAGGGATACAAGCCCCAGCAAAACTTGTCTAATCGTGGAGAAAATGCTGGGCGGGAACGAATTGAAGTGCCGATTGAAGAAATTGTACGATTACGTCAAATAGGTTTAACATTTAAAGATATAGCAGCAACACTAAGAGGTTTTGGTTATTCTGTCTCTAAAGCAACTGTTCATAGACGCTATCAAGAATTTATCGAAGAAATGCAGTCAGATGCGATCAAAAAATAG
- the lexA gene encoding transcriptional repressor LexA gives MTKLSKRQQEILDFIKREVREKGYPPSVREIGEAVGLSSSSTVHGHLARLESKGLIRRDPTKPRAIEILDNKTIDEPEISIRKVPIVGKVTAGLPITAIENIEDYFPLPERIAPSGDQVFMLEIMGESMIEAGILDGDYVVVRQQNSADNGDIVVALTEENEATVKRFYKENNYIRLQPENSTMEPIILSTVSILGKVIGVYRQIY, from the coding sequence ATGACAAAACTATCAAAACGCCAGCAAGAAATTTTAGATTTTATAAAAAGAGAAGTAAGAGAAAAAGGTTACCCTCCTTCTGTAAGGGAAATAGGAGAGGCTGTTGGATTGTCCTCGAGCTCTACGGTACATGGTCATCTTGCTCGCTTAGAAAGTAAAGGGCTCATTCGTCGTGACCCAACAAAACCAAGAGCAATAGAAATACTGGACAATAAAACAATCGATGAACCAGAAATTTCCATTCGAAAAGTTCCTATCGTGGGAAAAGTAACGGCGGGGTTGCCAATTACAGCAATTGAAAATATTGAAGATTATTTTCCATTACCGGAACGAATTGCTCCAAGTGGAGACCAAGTTTTTATGCTGGAAATCATGGGTGAGAGTATGATTGAAGCAGGTATTTTAGATGGTGATTACGTTGTTGTTCGCCAACAAAATAGTGCAGATAATGGTGATATTGTGGTTGCATTAACAGAAGAAAATGAGGCGACAGTCAAGCGTTTTTACAAGGAAAATAACTATATACGGCTACAACCGGAAAATTCAACGATGGAACCGATTATCCTGTCCACCGTTTCAATTTTAGGAAAAGTCATCGGAGTATATCGCCAAATTTATTGA
- the glnA gene encoding type I glutamate--ammonia ligase → MGKKYSKEDILRLAKEENVNFIRLQFTDIFGIIKNVEIPRSQLEKALDNKMMFDGSSIEGFVRIEESDMYLYPDLNTWVVFPWTAGRGKVARLICDIYTADGTPFLGDPRNNLKRIVEEMKELGFTQFNLGPEPEFFLFKLDEYGEPTMELNDHGGYFDLAPTDLGENCRKDIVVELEEMGFEIEASHHEVAPGQHEIDFKYEDVVTACDEIQTFKLVVKTIARKHGLHATFMPKPIFGINGSGMHCNVSLFKGEENAFYDPKGKLELSEIAYQFMTGVLKHAPNFTAVTNPTVNSYKRLVPGYEAPVYVAWSARNRSPLVRIPSSRGKSTRIELRSVDPAANPYLALAVILKAGLEGIKQKMTPPHPVDRNIYVMTKEEREAEGIIDLPGTLQAALGKLQEDEVIKSALGSHILTNFIEAKEIEWDMFRSQVTPWERDQYLKMY, encoded by the coding sequence ATGGGAAAGAAATATAGTAAGGAAGACATTTTGCGATTAGCGAAGGAGGAAAACGTTAATTTTATTCGTTTACAATTTACAGACATATTTGGAATTATAAAAAATGTCGAAATTCCTCGGAGTCAATTAGAAAAGGCGTTAGATAATAAAATGATGTTCGATGGTTCGTCGATTGAAGGGTTTGTTAGAATTGAAGAAAGTGATATGTATTTATATCCCGATTTAAATACTTGGGTCGTCTTTCCTTGGACAGCTGGACGCGGGAAAGTAGCCCGTCTTATTTGTGATATTTATACTGCGGATGGTACACCTTTTCTTGGCGATCCACGTAATAATTTAAAACGAATCGTTGAAGAAATGAAAGAGCTAGGTTTTACTCAATTCAACCTTGGCCCTGAACCGGAATTTTTCCTTTTTAAATTGGATGAATATGGAGAACCAACAATGGAATTGAATGACCATGGCGGTTATTTCGATTTAGCACCAACAGATTTAGGTGAAAATTGTCGGAAAGATATTGTTGTTGAATTAGAGGAAATGGGTTTTGAAATTGAAGCTTCCCATCATGAAGTTGCTCCTGGACAACATGAAATTGATTTTAAATATGAAGATGTCGTTACAGCATGTGATGAAATACAAACATTTAAACTTGTTGTTAAAACAATTGCAAGGAAACATGGATTACATGCGACATTCATGCCGAAGCCAATATTTGGAATTAATGGATCAGGTATGCATTGCAATGTCTCACTTTTTAAAGGTGAAGAAAATGCTTTTTATGATCCGAAAGGGAAATTAGAACTAAGTGAGATAGCTTATCAATTTATGACCGGCGTACTTAAACATGCACCAAACTTCACAGCGGTAACAAATCCGACTGTAAATTCTTATAAACGTTTAGTTCCTGGTTATGAAGCCCCTGTTTATGTTGCTTGGTCAGCTCGAAACCGTAGTCCGCTTGTTCGAATTCCATCATCTCGTGGAAAGAGTACACGCATTGAATTAAGAAGTGTTGACCCTGCAGCAAATCCTTATTTAGCACTTGCAGTTATTTTAAAAGCGGGTCTTGAAGGAATTAAACAAAAAATGACGCCACCTCATCCCGTTGATCGTAATATTTATGTTATGACAAAAGAAGAGCGAGAAGCAGAGGGGATTATTGATCTTCCTGGAACGTTACAAGCAGCGTTAGGCAAGTTACAAGAAGATGAAGTTATTAAATCAGCTTTAGGATCTCATATTTTAACGAATTTTATTGAAGCGAAGGAAATTGAATGGGATATGTTCCGGTCTCAAGTGACTCCTTGGGAGAGAGACCAATACTTAAAAATGTATTAA